From the Nitrobacter hamburgensis X14 genome, one window contains:
- a CDS encoding excisionase, with product MNFPAPETVTPTTPLRLEVAAELGFPGGSMTAASLRRLVVAKKLAHEKIAGKYFVTLSAIEEMRALCRVPAKAPDLPSKDPATGIQPGSSETDNGPSALAAMNAIAEGLKENLRPTSSKSTTRKKRSAKVIRIASR from the coding sequence ATGAATTTTCCGGCACCCGAGACTGTCACGCCAACCACGCCCCTGAGGCTTGAGGTAGCGGCCGAACTGGGCTTCCCTGGCGGGTCGATGACCGCGGCTTCGTTGCGGCGGCTGGTTGTCGCGAAAAAGCTCGCACACGAAAAGATCGCCGGAAAGTATTTCGTCACCCTGTCGGCGATTGAGGAAATGAGAGCGTTATGCCGCGTCCCAGCAAAGGCCCCCGACTTGCCCTCCAAAGATCCAGCGACCGGCATCCAACCTGGGTCATCCGAGACGGACAACGGACCCTCGGCACTGGCTGCGATGAACGCGATCGCGGAGGGGCTGAAAGAAAACTTGCGGCCTACATCCTCAAAAAGCACAACCCGCAAAAAGCGATCAGCCAAAGTGATCCGAATAGCATCAAGATAG
- a CDS encoding LexA family transcriptional regulator, whose amino-acid sequence MSDVEWIIEGLKKPGKSQTGLAKALGRAPSAITSLLKGTRELKAREIPIVKEYLESAPPPPKQTKIIHPSGPEQSEVTKVSEGWPNTGERTVSVRGVAVGGDDGFFYFGDVIDRVKRPPGIANAKDVEALNVAGESMAPRFGPGELIYIQLRPPAPGDDIVVEIYPEKEGDQSKGFLKRLVRRTGLRLYCQQFNPPADIEFDMGEVKNVWRVLTLRDLLG is encoded by the coding sequence ATGTCTGACGTTGAATGGATTATTGAGGGGCTAAAGAAGCCGGGCAAAAGCCAGACCGGCCTAGCAAAGGCGCTTGGCCGGGCACCCTCGGCCATCACAAGTCTACTCAAGGGAACGCGCGAGCTAAAAGCGCGAGAAATCCCGATCGTGAAAGAATACCTTGAGTCGGCGCCGCCGCCGCCAAAACAGACCAAAATCATCCACCCCTCCGGTCCGGAACAGTCCGAAGTCACCAAGGTCAGCGAAGGCTGGCCTAATACCGGGGAACGCACCGTCAGCGTCCGCGGTGTCGCCGTCGGTGGCGACGACGGGTTTTTCTACTTCGGAGATGTGATTGATAGGGTGAAACGTCCGCCCGGCATCGCCAACGCAAAGGACGTGGAAGCCCTTAACGTGGCTGGCGAAAGTATGGCTCCCCGCTTCGGACCAGGGGAACTGATCTACATCCAGCTTCGACCGCCGGCGCCAGGCGATGACATCGTGGTCGAGATCTACCCCGAGAAGGAGGGCGACCAGTCCAAAGGCTTCCTAAAACGGCTGGTGAGACGAACCGGGTTGCGGCTCTACTGCCAGCAGTTCAACCCGCCGGCCGATATCGAGTTTGATATGGGCGAGGTGAAGAACGTCTGGCGCGTGCTGACGCTGCGGGATTTGTTGGGGTGA
- the nusG gene encoding transcription termination/antitermination protein NusG, with product MTGKSIWYVLQTRPAHEDKAARGLVARGFDPYAPVVYRRVPTGRRDDKGRKLTREIARPMFPGYIFVQFDAGDEKFAEVRIVPGITGYLKDEAGEPQAVPDVAMDLIAVSETEEFGRYLDEEERARRAALRASKRKRGPPEFKAGDDVRVVRGEWKDWIMKVSKADDLGRVVLLFHIFGRETKIHADQADLEVAGV from the coding sequence ATGACAGGCAAATCAATTTGGTACGTTCTTCAAACGAGACCAGCGCACGAAGACAAGGCGGCGCGCGGCCTGGTGGCGCGTGGGTTTGATCCTTACGCGCCAGTCGTTTATCGCCGCGTTCCGACCGGCCGGCGGGACGACAAGGGGCGCAAGCTGACCCGCGAGATCGCCCGACCTATGTTCCCCGGTTATATTTTCGTTCAGTTCGATGCCGGCGATGAGAAATTCGCGGAGGTTCGGATCGTCCCGGGAATCACCGGCTACCTCAAGGACGAAGCGGGTGAACCGCAGGCGGTACCGGACGTGGCCATGGACCTCATCGCTGTGAGCGAAACAGAGGAATTTGGTCGCTACCTCGATGAAGAAGAGCGCGCGCGGCGGGCGGCGTTGCGGGCATCGAAGCGCAAGCGGGGTCCGCCTGAATTTAAAGCCGGCGATGACGTTCGCGTAGTCCGCGGCGAGTGGAAGGACTGGATCATGAAGGTATCGAAGGCGGATGACCTCGGTCGGGTTGTCCTCCTGTTCCATATCTTCGGGCGAGAAACAAAAATCCATGCAGATCAAGCGGACTTGGAGGTCGCGGGCGTATGA
- a CDS encoding phage terminase large subunit family protein yields the protein MKLRSAMWSSLTPPPKLKLSEWIERNVHLPAEVSSLSGLMRLWRFQRDIADAIGDTAVERVTLVKSVRIGFTSLLTGAIASYCSNDPAPILALLPTESDCRRYVVADIEPIFDESPSLRGMLSDGSDESGRNTILARRFPGGSLTLVAAKAPRNLRAHNARVLFMDEVDGMEMTKEGPPTILAEKRTMSFADRKIVTGSTPIFEETSPVIRAYAKSDQRIFEVRCVECGEFHEIVWRDIHWPESEPEKAHWCCPGCGSVVEEKHKPAMVEAGRWRVTKPEVVGHAGFRVNALVSPHKNAAWGILAKEFLEAKSDPGSLQIFVNTILAEGWREEGEELDEAELSTRAELFGLVADENVGCTGIPELVMVITAGVDVQRKDRLEVTFVGWDEAGNAYVLGHTVIWGSPEDETTWSELDSVLGTKWSHPLGGKIGIEAACVDSGDGETMESVYAFCFPRARKKVLAIKGVNGTRPWIERSKQKIKGGYLWIVGVDGIKSTVYSRLRRSNMIRFSRDLPTVWYEQLASERVVVRYSRGQPARRFERISGKDAEALDCTVYAFAARQVVNVNWAQRREVLRTNEPAAKKPRERWAAYK from the coding sequence ATGAAGTTGCGGTCGGCGATGTGGTCGAGTCTGACGCCGCCGCCAAAGCTAAAGTTGTCGGAGTGGATTGAACGAAACGTCCACCTCCCGGCCGAGGTATCGTCATTGTCTGGCCTGATGCGACTGTGGCGGTTTCAGCGCGATATCGCGGATGCGATCGGCGACACGGCAGTCGAAAGGGTGACGTTGGTCAAGTCGGTTCGCATCGGCTTCACATCGCTCCTGACAGGCGCGATCGCGAGCTATTGTTCGAACGATCCGGCACCTATCCTGGCCTTACTGCCAACGGAGTCCGACTGCCGCCGTTACGTGGTGGCTGACATCGAGCCGATCTTTGATGAATCGCCTTCGCTTCGTGGCATGTTGTCTGATGGGAGTGACGAGTCTGGCCGCAACACGATCCTGGCTCGCAGGTTCCCGGGAGGCTCTCTGACGTTGGTCGCGGCCAAGGCGCCACGCAACCTTCGCGCTCACAATGCCCGCGTCCTGTTCATGGACGAAGTGGATGGCATGGAGATGACTAAGGAAGGGCCGCCAACGATTCTCGCTGAAAAGCGAACCATGTCTTTCGCGGATCGAAAGATCGTGACGGGATCGACGCCGATCTTCGAAGAAACCAGCCCGGTCATTCGGGCTTACGCGAAATCGGATCAACGTATCTTTGAAGTCCGCTGCGTTGAATGCGGCGAGTTCCACGAAATCGTTTGGAGGGACATCCACTGGCCCGAAAGTGAGCCGGAAAAGGCGCACTGGTGCTGCCCTGGTTGCGGAAGCGTGGTTGAAGAAAAGCACAAGCCGGCAATGGTAGAGGCGGGGCGATGGCGGGTGACGAAGCCGGAAGTTGTTGGGCACGCCGGCTTCCGCGTCAACGCTCTGGTGTCGCCCCACAAGAATGCGGCGTGGGGCATCCTCGCGAAGGAATTTCTTGAGGCGAAGTCGGACCCCGGCTCGCTGCAAATCTTCGTCAACACGATCCTTGCAGAAGGTTGGCGCGAGGAAGGCGAGGAGCTCGATGAGGCAGAACTCTCAACCCGGGCCGAGCTGTTCGGCTTGGTCGCTGACGAGAATGTTGGGTGTACCGGCATCCCAGAGTTGGTGATGGTCATCACCGCCGGCGTCGACGTGCAGCGCAAGGATCGCCTGGAGGTCACCTTCGTCGGCTGGGATGAGGCGGGCAACGCTTACGTCCTCGGGCACACGGTCATCTGGGGTTCGCCGGAAGATGAGACGACGTGGTCCGAACTGGATTCGGTCTTGGGGACGAAATGGAGCCATCCCCTCGGCGGCAAGATCGGCATCGAAGCCGCCTGCGTTGACAGCGGCGACGGCGAGACGATGGAGTCGGTTTACGCCTTCTGTTTTCCCCGCGCCCGCAAGAAGGTGCTGGCGATCAAAGGCGTCAACGGAACGCGCCCCTGGATCGAGCGGTCAAAGCAAAAGATCAAGGGTGGCTATCTCTGGATCGTTGGTGTCGACGGCATCAAAAGCACGGTCTATTCGCGCCTGAGACGGTCGAACATGATCCGCTTTTCGCGCGATCTGCCGACCGTCTGGTACGAGCAATTGGCGAGTGAGCGCGTCGTGGTCAGATATTCGCGGGGCCAGCCGGCGCGACGTTTCGAGCGTATATCCGGCAAGGATGCCGAAGCGCTCGACTGCACGGTCTACGCTTTCGCCGCGAGGCAAGTCGTCAACGTGAACTGGGCTCAGCGTCGCGAAGTTCTGCGGACAAATGAACCAGCGGCGAAGAAGCCGCGCGAGAGATGGGCAGCATACAAATGA
- a CDS encoding Rha family transcriptional regulator: MSSREIAELVESRHDSVKRTVERLVERGVIGLPPTVEYPDTLGRKATEYRIGKRDSYIVVAQLSPEFTARLVDRWQELESTSGRALPQSFADALQLAADQARQIEQQHTLLIEQQPKVEFYDQFVKADGLLGYQEAGTAAGCYPNKFCNWLKIDHLFYRGKKLMPRSQFVRRGLFEIRPELDANGESHLRGWVTAKGVEHFAKHAPDWIRITPREVKP, translated from the coding sequence ATGTCGAGCCGCGAGATCGCGGAGCTGGTCGAGAGCCGGCACGACAGCGTCAAGCGCACGGTCGAACGCCTGGTTGAGCGGGGTGTAATCGGTCTTCCACCAACGGTGGAATACCCCGACACGCTAGGGCGGAAGGCTACTGAGTACCGGATAGGCAAGCGCGACAGCTACATTGTCGTCGCCCAACTCTCCCCGGAGTTCACTGCCCGGCTCGTCGACCGCTGGCAGGAGCTGGAGTCCACCAGTGGCCGCGCCCTACCGCAATCCTTTGCCGATGCCTTGCAGCTCGCGGCAGACCAAGCGCGTCAGATCGAACAACAGCACACGCTACTCATTGAGCAACAGCCTAAGGTCGAGTTTTACGACCAGTTCGTAAAAGCCGATGGCTTGCTCGGGTATCAAGAAGCTGGCACCGCCGCCGGCTGCTACCCGAACAAGTTCTGCAACTGGCTGAAGATCGACCATCTGTTTTATCGCGGCAAGAAGTTGATGCCGCGGTCGCAATTCGTCCGCCGTGGTCTTTTTGAGATCCGGCCAGAACTCGACGCCAACGGCGAGTCGCATCTGCGGGGCTGGGTTACGGCGAAAGGCGTCGAGCATTTTGCAAAGCATGCTCCCGACTGGATTCGGATCACCCCGCGGGAGGTGAAGCCGTGA